The sequence below is a genomic window from Macadamia integrifolia cultivar HAES 741 chromosome 1, SCU_Mint_v3, whole genome shotgun sequence.
gacctagagaaagcGTATGACAGAGTACCTAGAGATCTCATTTGGCATGTCTTAGGGAAGATAAGGAGTTCATTAAATTATGTGAAtgtaattaaggacatgtatgagggagtgGTGACGAGTGTCAAACCAACAAAAGGCCAAAGTAACAAGTTCCCAATTACAAATAGGTTACACCAAGGATCAGCTTTGAGCCATTATCTGTTTGCTCTAATTATGGATGATCAAACCAGGCACGTACATCCAAGACCAGATCCTGTGGTATATGTTAttcgctgatgatattgttttgattgATGAGACAGTGGAAGGGATTAATATTaaactggagctatggagatctaacttagaatcaagaggttttaggatAAGCAGATCAAAGgcagagtatatgatgtgtccATTTAGTCAGACTATGAGAGGTGAGGAAGTGGCAAAACTTGAGGAACAAGAACTACCACAAAGTAACTGTTTTAAATATCTAGGGTCAATCATTAGAAAAGAGGGTAATATAGAGAATGATGtctcccacagaattaaagtgggatgaatGAAGTGGAGAAGCGCGACGGGAGTGCTCTGTGACAAACGCATTCCTGTTAAACTCAAGGGCAAATTCTATAGGACAATAATATGACCCGCTATGATATATGGGGTAGAGTGTTGGGCAGTaaagaagagtaatttgaataaattgggtgtagcagagatgagaatgttgagagggatgtgcagcaagaccaggagagacagagtaaggaatgattgtattagaaaagagttcgaggttgcaccaatccaggaCAAGCACCACgagagccgattgaggtggtatggccatgttcaacggagacccATGGATGTCCTAGTATGAAAAAGTGACCAATTTCAATTACATGGAGCTAGAAGGAGAGGTATatctaaaatgactattgacgaagtggtaagaaaagatatgcagcTGGTGGGGCTCGATTCTAATTTGACTGCGGATAGAGGTAAATGGATGACAAGGACCCATGTAGCCGACtccttgtaggggatgttccaagGGTACTGCTTTGATTGCTACTTTGACTtcttcttttacctcctttCACCTCTTTTTAAAACTTCTATTCTTATACTTACTATTATCTTAGACCAtatcagatccatgtagctgaccccatcaagttgggataagattatggttgttgttgtatttTGGTTCGACTTTGCTTTCTTGTATCAATTTGTAATCAGGTTGGTTTCAGCTTTGGTCCAATTTGTGTTTCATTTACCATggaaattttatataaaattatgcaaaaacccttattttttatgagttttggcttgtttttggttttttacttGGTTATGGTTTTGTTCAGTTTCTTCAGCGATTAAAACTGGTTTTGGAGTCATAATATCTCAAACCGAAAACAGCTCAAGAAGACTTTATTAGTTCAATTTGATCCAAGTTATTTTCGATTTGATCTGACTGATTTTACCAGTTCAGGCTAGGTTTTACACCCCTAGTTATGGGAAGGAGGAAGAGAACCTTGGACAAGCTGGCCTTGGATTTGATCTGCCGGTGTGGACCAAGTTGAACTTGGTTTAGGCCGTGCATGTGGACTGTCAAGCTAGGCAAGATTGATGTGGGGGCTGCTGGTTGATCGGCTGCCTTGAGAAGGTTGAATCTCTGAGAACAATGAGATGAAAGGCAAGTTGCATCACGAAATAATACCACTACTATATTAATGAAGTATACACTATATAGAGACAATTATATACTACagctgttatatatatataaataatcaGCAGTGGTTTATTGATAAGACCTAACACAGTGCATGTGTGCAAGCTTCACAAATCTTTATATGGTTTCTAACAAGCACAAGTGCTTGTTACAAAATCTGAGCTCCTTTCTTCTTAGAAATGGCTTCTCTCACTCTCACTAAGACAGTTCCCTTTTCATTTACAACCAAACTGATGAACGAATCTGCAACTTCCTTGTGTAGCTGCCAAACGGCTTCTCCTCTATCTGTAGTTAACTATTTGTTATGGTCTCCACCTCACGAAATCTACCACTGTGTCCTTGCATGCCTATTTGGATGCTGATTGGGCAAGTAATCAAGAtgattgaactttttttttttttgtgggccCTCGCAAACATTGAAACATTGCACGCTCTTCGAGAGAAGTTGAATATCTTCAGTAGCCAGTAGCCACCACTGTCACTGAACTTGCATGGATTCAATCTCTTCTCTCTGAATTGGGCATTTCCCTTTGCAAGCCTCCGTTGTGATAATATCAGTGGAACATATAGTGTCAATCCTTCTATAGTAACAGGTATGATTTTGACACTTCCCCTTTTATCATTAATCGTAGGATGAGAGCTTGGTGCTTCCATACCCTAATGCATTGGTTTATtatatttcataattttgttcttcttcttgttgtttgtCATTCCCTCACCCATCCCCcgaccaccccccccccccctcctttagTCTTTGTAAAAACACGGTTCATTTTATGATATTTGAATTACCAGGCTACCACAAGATTGTCCTATAGCAACTAAGTTTGGAATGTTTAGAATGTTATACACTCATCGTTCTCTTTGGATATgtttagtattattattattgtgttaAAAAAGATATATTGAAGATCCATTGATATATGAACAAATAAGAGACAGATAGAGGGAGAGACATATATATAGGCCACGGCCATTTACGGAGGCCAAGAGTCACCTTTGAAGCTTTCCTTTTCAAATGAGGCAATTAATAAGGTAATTTTGCTACTCCTATTTGTTTCTTTCAGGTGCATTGATTTTAATTAAAAGTTCCAAACTCCCAGCTATGAGAGGTGGTGTGAAAGATGACATTCGAATGACCTATAGTAGATTATGTTTCTTGGGCAATgtgaacaacaataacaatGGAATGAATAACAATGGAATGTTGTCTCTTAATGAAACCTAGTGGTGCACAGTCGAATGAAGTATTATGTACGGTCCTATTGAAAATATAATGAAAGAcatgtagaaacgtaaccctaaaacaatgcagaagataatggaaaaacaaaacaaacaatgcacacagacagcgggaccgccgtcctgcctgtctaggtgctgcaccagtactccctggattaaactgcgacggaatacaagacaccATACACCAACAAGACAATGAATTTTTTGAATGTTTAGTAcacttttttaatttaaataaaagtaTTCAATTCTAATGTTATATGGATGTGTATTTTTGGTGAAAGGACAATGTGTGAAAGCAATTacaggtgaaaaaaaaaatgaaaatttaaaacaaattttgtttaaaaaaaaaaaaaaaagatttggtgACGGAATTACGAAATCTATCGCCTAAgatattcttattattattgatgGAAAAATATATCATTGCCTAAGATAAATGTAATAACGATGAGTAATAGAATGCTGCCTAATGACAGATTTTAAGACTCGTGtaagaaaaaattttaacaaTGGACATTTTGGTAATGTTGCCTAAGATAAATTGCTAGACAGAGGCATTTTTTCTGTCGCTAACATGCACAAAGGCCATTTTAGAGACAGATATATGTTCATCGAGGATGCTTTTTGCgatgaaaaaatgggttttaacGACTGTTTTTGTCCATTACCAAGTTGAGATTTGTTGTAGTGTTTGGTTTGAGACCGTGTTGCTTAAGGGTTACTTGAAGTATCTCATGTTGGCACTCAGTATCAAATTGTTGATGTGCTCACAAAATTTGTATCTCGGCCTCGGTTTACTCTTCTCATAATCAAGCTTGGAGTCTCCAATGGCTTGTGAGGGAGCAAGTGTGCCCATTAATAGATTGCAATCCGCTAGTGATTCATGCAACCTTATTGAATCTAGAATGGATACGCAAGCCACCTCATAAACCCTTGAATCAAGGGAATCTTCCTTTACTTAAGAAAGTCAGTCAATTAGGAATCATTCTTTACTGTATTATCCCTTTTAGTTATCCTTTgtatttattctcttttcttctataCACAAGACCAGGTACGTGTATGTTTACCAGGGTTGTGAAAACCTAGCCCAAATTAATAAAACCGATCAGAATCAATATGAgtttattggatcatgtttcaAATGAGGTTATGTGagatcgaaaccaaactgaaccacaTCAAAACCGATAAGACACAGAATGATGAAATGTTAAAAACCGGACGTAAATGGATTTAACCCAAGAAGAAACTGATAACAAtccaaaaattaataaataaataaaactataTTTTTCATACTTTTGAATATATTTATATGGTATACTGATACCAAACCGACAGTAAACCGATAAGAGAAATCgataagaaacagaaacaaatgCACCCTTATTGGTTCATGTTTTGATTCACTCATTCTCACACCAAAACCCGTGAAACTAAAACAAAACCAGTCGAAACTATTACACATATGTTAGTATCCGATCTTTCTTAGTAAATGCAAACAGAATGGATAATAGACAATTCtatcatatcaaaatcaaacccaaaattgtaAAACTGTTGAGCCATGCCACCAATCTGGCTTTCAGAATTGCGACCAACAGCAGGGGCGAAAGCTAAGCAAAATGAATCCTCTCCTCTGGGGATGAAATTACTCCATCTCTCTAAAACAAACTCTGCCTGTCCTCGAAATCGAATAGTCATAGTAGGAAATCCAATCAAATCTCTGCCAATATTTCCATTGTAGCATGACAATCCTGGTATTGGAGGTGGAATTGGTTGGACCTTGAAGCTTTTGAGTGTCTGAGATATAGCATCTGCTATCTTATCAAGTACTACTTGTGGTAAAAATGTGTATGCAGTGCCACTGTTTAACATCACATTTGCAGGTGCACCAAATGCCCATGGAGGAAGATCAAGACTTTGTGATCCCACTTGAATCTCAACAGGATAGACTTGATAACTCTTATAAAATGTGAAGTGAGTAGTGAAGCCAGCAATATGTGTATACTCACCAATGATCACATTACCTTTAGAAGATGGATCACTTGAGTTTCCcaaacaataagaaaattttcttccacCTAACTGAGAGATCACCGATACTTTGGTTGCTGCAAGACCTAATATTCCACCCAATAGGCCATGGGCTGAAACCTGGTTGTGAATACCACAACCAAAGACCACATTCTTCGGTACCACACTTCCATCAGGGTTACTGAAAAATAGGGCATCCTTGGCAACAATGCCATTGCTAAAACTCCCATCACCATAGTTAATTCGGTAACTAGACACCTTATAATCGCTATCACATTTCATGTTTGGATCTAATTTGCAATCCAAAGAGTCACATGTTACGTTGGAATAGGTATTTGATTTGGTGCGACTATAGATTGGTCTAGTCTGTCACTGGCAATTACTGCAAGGCTCGCATTGGACACAGAAAAGATCACTACCGGTATCAACAACCACGAAGACATCAGCCACTGGTGCACCAAATCTGATTTTTGCATAGTATAAGAACTTTTCAACCCTTTCGAAGTTATATATGCATAGTGTGCAATTGAGCTTTCATATAGTCTCCCAGCGTTGTCCCAAAAAGTGGATCGGGATTATAAAAAGGAGACAGAGGAGAATCATGGTGGGTGAGATCTAGGGCGAATCGGAGGTTTTTAGGATTTGTAGCAGAGGTGTTGAAGGATAAactgtaggggtgtcaatttcaggccCGCACTGGTAGGCCCGTAGCAATGGTGTTGAAGGATAAactgtaggggtgtcaatttcaggccCGCACTGATAGGCCTGTACCGAGCCCGACTCGATTtaaattaactagattaataacacgtttataaatagatagtacatggtgcaacgaccattcaattttcactaaaagtagtgaagagcactaaacacccccgtgtgagtgacccaaggtgtACCTATTAAGAGTGGAACTCAGGACGTCCAAGTTTATGGCTtgtaccaagtttgttgctcaccaactgcactacccccttgggttcttTTGAACAGTCATCTATTTTCAagtatagtttaattgatttgaaattgTCAAACTTGGGTTGTATacgcatagtttaattgatttgagttccatGGGTTAAAGACCGAGTACCTTAGAACTTAGCTGCTTTACCCATCTTTGGCTTAAGCCATTTTAACAATGAGAACTTTCTTTGCTATacccatctttgcctcattttattggtatttctCTTCAAGCAtatttaagagaccaattttaaagaggaccgtttaaagttaaataaatCTATAGCCTGGTTAAGGCCCAATtaagtaaggatgtgaatttgaaattaaaaccgTTTACCAAAACTGAACTGAGCTATATACACCGAAAccacaaaaccgtttagtaaatggtttggttctggtttcaagtttaagaccgattagttaaatgggtcggTTCTGTTTTAACTCTTTAACCCGTCGGTTTCAAATCAAATTGACACTGTGAAAATCAAATCGTTTACACAGTCAAAACCAACCCGTTTAACACATATAGTGATTAAATAGAATAAGGGGTTAAGGGCATTAAGGTGGGAGCAGAATTGATATATACATCATTGCCTCATACTTTTTAACTTTAGAACACTAACGATAAGTTGGGTTCATTAGTAGCTTTGTTTgtatttctttctccatttaatattttcttttgcttagttgtttggttgttttaacaaaataggatgggtttaatttagggaagaattaaggaccatagaggctgCCCAACAacctattcaataatttactcatattatgtagttatgtagttaaatccttgcttgctCAATGCCTtaattaatttgatacaagattgaagcgtttatcaaTAAAAGCCAATTTTAGTGAGcgtgcgaataaactagcaaaccgattgatAACCGTATGGATTAAACTGCAATCAAAATCGTTTAAACAgtgaaaccgacaccgtttaaaaaccgtgaaACTGAAACAATTTATTaaaccatttaggtttcaaaaagtgcaaccgtttagtaaacggttcaattttggtttcagccaaaactgaaattttagcCTTGAGTTAGGATCGGGTTGGGCCAGGTGGCCTTGGGCTAAGCCTGGCCCGAGCCTGACTTTGACCTCAATTTTTCATATAAAGTATAAACCCTGATTTTAGACagcaaagaaaacatcattacATATAGCAAAAACAAATGAGGTTTCAGGAAAAATATCTTTATAAACTAAATatgtggaagaggagaaggagTTATGGTTTTTGTTTTGCATCATCAAATATGGAGGGATCTTGCAAAAATGGAGAGAAATAAtatcatttcatttttcttggtcttcttctccttaacCCGTCCCAGTCCTTGCATCTCCTTTCCCTTTATCAGTTAGGGCCAATTAGGGTCAGCCAAGCCAGGCTCTGAGGGTGGGTCATGGTTGGATTTTTTTGGCCTTGAGCCCTTGGCCTAGCGAAGGGGACTAAaacctggcccaacccaacctattATAGCCTAATATAGACTATAGAGTactcatgtgtcaaatttcaatgTTTAGTTCAATCAAATACCTATACTATTATAACCACAAGGTGATAGCTTAATTGGCTAGGACCAATACCTCACAACTAAGAGGTTATAAGTTCCACTCTCCTTGGGCCCGATTTATCTAATAGAAACacaaataaaattacaatacGAAATTAGAAATTTACAAATCATCCAATAGGATTGCACATTTAATATTGATAGGGTCTTGATCTCTCAATTCGAATATTCAGGATTTGAATTGATGTCCTCTATTCATGTTTCATTGATTCctccaaaaaatttcatttcattttgaatttggtTATTCGCAATTAATCAGTAATTAATGACCTTTTTTCCTTTAGTATGGGGTAAAAGTATAACCTATAGATCCAGCATGGGACATGTAAGAATTTTATCTTTTCCGTCTAGGGGGAATAACTCTCATCATATTGCAGCGAAGACGCTGGGCATATTAGTGGGTCTATTCCATCTGATTGTCCTACTGCCCCAACCTCTATACAAAGGATTATGTATAGGCAATGGGGAATTGCTTATCATCTCAATGGAGGTGATCGGATTTGCGGCAATGAAAACCATAAATTTAATACAGAATAGAGGTATATGATGGATATTTCGCCTTTAGAATTTTTATGAAAGCATTTATTTGCTTCTCTTCCATTGAAGTTTCATTTTCCTAGAAGGTATCTTACCTTTAGAAAAATTATTCTTCTAATGATCGATTCAACCACTGATAAAAAAGTATATACCTTGGTTAGAAATAAAAGATCGGTTTTAACATGAAATGGATATATCCATATATCTCTGAGTCTTATTTTTGAGATGATAAAATATAGTATAACCAACCTATACCAAGAATTgatacttattttatttttccggGCATCTTAAAAGTGGTGTCCTTACTCTTTAAGGCTACCCTTGGACTCTTCCAAGACTTGTCTGGGCAACAAgtcaattttgagaaaataGGGTTTATTTAGTGAGGGAACGGCGCCAGCGGAACGCAAATCTTATGTGTATCGTGTGTGGAGTCTCTGATATTCAGCCTAACCCTCTTTACTTGGGTTTTCCGATCTGTCTTGCTAAAGTCTCCTTTTCGATATATTCTGTTTGTTGTTGCATGGAGCTTTGGCTCATATTTGTTTTTCTGAGTTGTAGATAGGTTTTCTTAATTGGCccttgtggtttttttttttttttttttttttttttggaaataaattaagaaacaaaaacaaaaaggaaatacAACTAAAACATAAATCTGACTGAAAGCAAAAGTCGTCACCTATGGCATTGCTATCAGTAAAGACTCAAGCTACATACTAACGAAATCTATAATGAGATCCAGTCacttcatccattgtcatcttcTCTGTAATATGGTTGGAGAAGCAGACATTGTATGTTGATGCATGTTTTTGATTTTGCCACCTTCTTCGCAAGAtaatcaaaaatagaatttgCTTCCCTAAATTTGTGAGAAATCTTCTAGTTTATAAACTACATATATGAACTG
It includes:
- the LOC122073451 gene encoding probable aspartic protease At2g35615; translated protein: MRKDYWVLDFHASSDSVSIIEGKLGKSQEDVSLPGVVNIARYPFNDADISACSQFGAPVADVFVVVDTGSDLFCVQCEPCSNCHDYKVSSYRINYGDGSFSNGIVAKDALFFSNPDGSVVPKNVVFGCGIHNQVSAHGLLGGILGLAATKVSVISQLGGRKFSYCLGNSSDPSSKGNVIIGEYTHIAGFTTHFTFYKSYQVYPVEIQVGSQSLDLPPWAFGAPANVMLNSGTAYTFLPQVVLDKIADAISQTLKSFKVQPIPPPIPGLSCYNGNIGRDLIGFPTMTIRFRGQAEFVLERWSNFIPRGEDSFCLAFAPAVGRNSESQIGGMAQQFYNFGFDFDMIELSIIHSVCIY